In Massilia antarctica, the following are encoded in one genomic region:
- the hemL gene encoding glutamate-1-semialdehyde 2,1-aminomutase, protein MTTDSLNTTLFARAQKTTPGGVNSPVRAFKSVGGTPRFITRAEGPYFWDADGKRYIDYIGSWGPAIVGHAHPEVVKAVQDAAARGLSFGAPTEGEILMAEEICRLVPSIEQVRLVSSGTEATMSALRLARGATGRDKIVKFEGCYHGHADSLLVKAGSGLLTFGNPTSAGVPEDFVKHTLVLDYNNVAQLEDAFESMGDTIACVIVEPVAGNMNLIKATPEFLRAMRELCTRHGAILIFDEVMCGFRVGLGGAQELYDIVPDLTALGKVIGGGMPVAAFGGRAELMQNMAPIGAVYQAGTLSGNPVAVAAGMTTLRLIQEPGFYEKLTAQTARLAAGLAQAARDAGVTFCADSVGGMFGIYFSAEVPGSYAEMMAGDKSRFNAFFHAMLDEGVYFAPAAFEAGFVSAQHDDAVIDETIAAARRVFARLA, encoded by the coding sequence ATGACCACAGACTCCCTGAATACCACGCTGTTCGCGCGCGCCCAGAAAACCACCCCGGGCGGCGTCAATTCGCCGGTGCGCGCCTTTAAATCGGTGGGCGGCACGCCGCGCTTCATCACCCGCGCCGAAGGCCCCTACTTCTGGGATGCCGACGGCAAGCGCTACATCGACTACATCGGTTCCTGGGGTCCGGCCATCGTCGGCCACGCCCATCCGGAAGTGGTGAAAGCGGTGCAGGACGCGGCCGCGCGCGGCCTCTCGTTCGGCGCCCCGACCGAAGGCGAGATCCTGATGGCCGAGGAAATCTGCCGCCTGGTGCCGTCGATCGAGCAGGTGCGCCTGGTGTCGTCGGGCACCGAGGCGACCATGAGCGCGCTGCGCCTGGCGCGCGGCGCCACCGGACGCGACAAGATCGTCAAGTTCGAGGGTTGCTACCACGGCCACGCCGATTCCCTGCTGGTCAAGGCCGGCAGCGGCTTGCTGACTTTCGGTAACCCGACCTCGGCCGGCGTGCCGGAAGACTTCGTCAAGCACACCCTGGTCCTCGACTATAACAATGTGGCCCAGCTGGAAGACGCGTTCGAATCGATGGGCGACACCATCGCCTGCGTGATCGTCGAACCGGTGGCCGGCAATATGAACCTGATCAAGGCCACGCCGGAATTCTTGCGCGCCATGCGCGAGCTGTGCACCAGGCACGGCGCGATCCTGATTTTCGACGAAGTCATGTGCGGTTTCCGCGTGGGCCTGGGCGGGGCGCAGGAACTGTACGACATCGTGCCGGACCTGACCGCGCTGGGCAAGGTCATCGGCGGCGGCATGCCGGTGGCGGCCTTCGGCGGGCGCGCCGAGCTGATGCAGAATATGGCGCCGATCGGGGCCGTGTACCAGGCCGGCACCCTGTCGGGCAATCCGGTGGCGGTGGCGGCGGGCATGACCACGCTCAGGCTGATCCAGGAACCGGGCTTCTACGAGAAGCTGACGGCGCAGACGGCCAGGCTGGCGGCCGGGCTGGCGCAAGCGGCCAGGGACGCGGGCGTGACCTTCTGTGCCGATTCGGTGGGCGGCATGTTCGGGATTTATTTCAGCGCAGAAGTGCCGGGCAGTTATGCCGAGATGATGGCGGGCGATAAAAGCCGCTTCAATGCGTTTTTCCACGCGATGCTGGACGAAGGCGTGTACTTTGCCCCGGCCGCGTTCGAGGCGGGCTTTGTCTCGGCGCAGCACGATGACGCGGTGATCGACGAGACCATTGCGGCGGCGCGCCGGGTGTTTGCCAGGCTGGCGTAA